Part of the Syntrophotaleaceae bacterium genome, TGGCGAACAACAGGAAAAGTCGACGCATGATGTCAGTCCATAAGGTCTTTAAGGTTGAATACGACTTCGACGTTGACCTGGCGTTTTGGGGAAAAGGGCAGCTGTTTTTCCTTCAAAATCGCTTTGGTGACCGAATCATCGAAGTTGCTGTCTCCGGATTTCTTCAGGAATTCATAGCTGATCAATTTGCCATCGGCGCCATAGATGATGCGGGTTGTGGCTTCGAGATCGCGACGGCTGGCCTGGTATTTGGAAAAACTCCAGTTCTGCTTCAGGAATGTCTGCAGCCAGAGCTCCTGGCTGACCCCGGCTTCATTCCCCGTGCCGTCGGGCATGCCGAGGGGGACTTCGCCGGTGCCTCCGGCATTTCGGCCGCCCGTTCCGCCGGAGCCTCCGGTATTCCGCGTATCCATGCTGGCCAAAGCAGCCAGTCTTTCCTTGATGGCTTCCCGCTCGGCTTTGGCCTGCAGGGCCTGGATGGCGCCGAGGGTTTCCTGGTAGCTCTTTTCAACGTCCGCTTTGGAGTTTCCCGCCGTTTTCTGAGCCGTCGGCTTCGGTTTTTCTGAAGCGGTTTTTCCCGTTTTCGCAGTAGCCGCCGTTGCCTTTTCAGCCTTCGGCTTGGGTGCCGCGACGGCCTTATCCGGATGGGCCTTACTGGCCGGTTTCTCAGGCTTCGATACGGCTGGTTTCTGCGGCGGGACGTTTTGAGGAGGCGCTGCCGCCTTTGGCGCGGCCGTGGCCGCGGGTTTCGGGGCCGCAGGT contains:
- a CDS encoding TonB C-terminal domain-containing protein, which codes for MSTKQKHRADANVRREPNFARFALLSLVLHLATALFFSGVLKPRPVLEHRPVYFVDLSKMPVANPRAGRPDGAEKPDGKPAAPKPAATAAPKAAAPPQNVPPQKPAVSKPEKPASKAHPDKAVAAPKPKAEKATAATAKTGKTASEKPKPTAQKTAGNSKADVEKSYQETLGAIQALQAKAEREAIKERLAALASMDTRNTGGSGGTGGRNAGGTGEVPLGMPDGTGNEAGVSQELWLQTFLKQNWSFSKYQASRRDLEATTRIIYGADGKLISYEFLKKSGDSNFDDSVTKAILKEKQLPFSPKRQVNVEVVFNLKDLMD